Part of the Solanum pennellii chromosome 10, SPENNV200 genome is shown below.
atttaccatttattttAACCTATGACATGTGCcattaatccaaataaaaacttgaaaaatatatacaGGAGTCGAATCCCATCATATACATCTactgattaaaataatttgtaattGTAGGATTGTAGAATCTTTTGtgaggaaatatatatatagcagtaattaattttttaataatagttagaatttcattttaattaattaaatcttaaaataaaagacaaacACAATTACTATTAAAGTCTCCAAAAGATTTGATTTTGTAGctttttataaatacaaaaaattcaCTAGCCATCTTCATTTTTTACATGaagatatttaaaaagattattttttttttcagtccAAATTGTTAATAtcaatctaaaaaataaaaacatttatatgtTTACACGGTGTTGCATGCCTAAATGTAAATATGAACGATATAaagaaattgattaaatataaaGCCCCTGGAAATTGGAAATCTGCATTTGAAGATGTAAAGGACTCTACATCTGAAGATATAAAGAAATAGATTAAATATAAAGCCCTCGGAAATTGGAAATCTACATTTGAAGATGTAAAGGACTCTACATCTGAAGATATAAAGGACTCTCACATTTTTCAACAAGAAAATGTAACGTTTGGTATGTCCAagttacttttatatatatatatatatgaaaaatgcaaaagtacccctcaacctatgcccgaaattcctGACACGCACTTAtgctatactaaggtcctatttaCCAACATTGGGCTCACAAAATAATGTCACGTAGGCCCAAAagggataaaaaattattagtataataAGTTCagagtaataggaccttagtgtAGTATAAGTATATCTCGGTCATAAAttgagtacttgtgcattatcttatatatatatatgacaaacAATAATATGACAAACAATAATACTAATAGTGAAAAATGTCAGAGATATTGCCTCTTCCTTGGCTGATCAAAGCGAGCTCTTACAATATGAAAATTGGTGATGAAACTGTCATCACAACTGTCACTGACCGCCTAGCTATCGTGAACAGTAACATTTCGGAACTAAAGAGTGTATTGAAGAGTACTCCAAATCCATTTGTTGGAATTGATGTTCTAAATAATGGAGATCTGTTGCTCTTTCATGTGAAAGAACGGTGcctaattattcaatttaagCGCATGTTCGTATTGGATAATCTAACTGATCTCCCCAATTCTGTTCGGAATTTACTAGCGGATAGTTCCATCACTTTTATAGGTCCTAGAAACATAACCCAAAAATCTACTCTATCATATGTATCTGGATGTCAAAGCCGTAAATTTGAAATTAGTAGAATCGTTGATGTTGGTTATTTGACTGGTAAGCTTTGTAAGAAGCCAAATTTGATGAGTAGTACATTAGAAGAGTTGTTGGGTGAAGTTGGTGTGGATATTAAGAAGCCTGTCATTAGTGAAGGTTCGATGCGTCCTAATTGGCAATCGTCTTCGATTCTATCGGAGGAGGAGGTGAAATTAGCTATGTATGAAGTTCATTCGTGCTTTCAAATTGCAACCAAGCTAATTGCAGATGCAACCAGTGCAACTATAGTTGCTTAATTTGGTTATGTAAAAGCTATTATTTATGAATCTTATTAAAGGTTGTTTTGATAGGTTTTCCTAATATTACTAGTTGGTTAATTACTAGTTCCGAGTCATCTTTTTGTTAAGGTTCTTTTGTGCTATGGAGATCTATCTATGAAATATCAACATTTCTCTtagttattttttctctttataattCAAGATAAATTAAAGAATGTTTGTTTGACTTGTCATGGTTGACAAGGGCTGCATAGAGTGTGCatattgttctatttttttacaagtcaattatcaaaaataacaaattgaATGATACCCTGCAAGAAAAGTACGATACAGATTAATTATAGAACTACTATAAAATTGAGCGAGCATGGGGGTGGAAGAAGGGGAGGGTGATGCAGCCGAGGAGAGATTTTCTGggattttgattttgtaataAGAGTAAACGATGGGAAACATAATCATGGCGATCAACTAAAATCTTGagaaatatttgattttctaACTCTTTacaaatgtattttttattttacgtCTTTTTTACAAGTGATCTTCAGTttttacacaaaatttaaaaatattttatttcttccatTCAACTTGTAAATAGCCGTGAGAgatcattttctaaaaaaagcCCGACGTTGATACTTTTTCATAACGTTACATACCTAATTAGAGTTGGACGATCCTAGCAAAACCATAAATGTGAACAACATAAAGAAGAGCAAATGTAAGGTCCTTGGAAAATCACTTAGGTGAAGAGAATTACGAAAGTAGCTATATTTGCCAAGAGGTTGAAGATGTAACGTTTGGTTTTGTACAATTAGCTATAATTACTGATGCGACAAATTCAACTACAAATTGATTCTCTGTAGTACTGTTATTTATGAATTCGACTCCTCTCCATATCgttatttcttcaatttcataTTGAA
Proteins encoded:
- the LOC107001601 gene encoding uncharacterized protein LOC107001601: MSEILPLPWLIKASSYNMKIGDETVITTVTDRLAIVNSNISELKSVLKSTPNPFVGIDVLNNGDLLLFHVKERCLIIQFKRMFVLDNLTDLPNSVRNLLADSSITFIGPRNITQKSTLSYVSGCQSRKFEISRIVDVGYLTGKLCKKPNLMSSTLEELLGEVGVDIKKPVISEGSMRPNWQSSSILSEEEVKLAMYEVHSCFQIATKLIADATSATIVA